One window from the genome of Parachlamydiales bacterium encodes:
- a CDS encoding IS5 family transposase yields the protein YLMQTEATYNIRNWPDYNRALIQRGSITIWIEEESLKKWHSSSHTCVAGRPKTYSDEAMLMLLMLREVFKLTLRSLQGFAKSLFKLMSLDLSVPSDTQISRRAQTLHKHIRRLLKGKKKCHIIFDSTGLKVNGEGEWKIKVHGKTKRRTWRKFHIGLDAETQDILCCELIGNNEGDAEVAERMLDSLPKAIKSARGDGAYDAQRFRKKVHEKGGICIVPPPRDATYKGALEGWERERGGSERGMPA from the coding sequence TCTACCTCATGCAAACTGAAGCGACTTATAACATTCGTAATTGGCCAGATTATAACAGAGCTCTCATTCAAAGAGGAAGCATAACTATTTGGATAGAGGAAGAATCATTAAAAAAATGGCATTCCTCGTCACACACATGCGTGGCAGGAAGGCCAAAAACTTATTCTGACGAAGCAATGCTTATGCTTCTCATGCTTCGAGAAGTATTCAAGTTGACCCTAAGAAGCTTACAAGGTTTTGCCAAATCTTTATTCAAATTAATGAGTCTCGATCTTTCAGTTCCCAGCGATACCCAAATCTCTAGAAGGGCTCAAACTCTGCATAAACACATTAGACGTTTACTTAAAGGGAAGAAAAAGTGTCATATTATTTTTGATTCAACAGGGCTGAAAGTAAATGGAGAAGGAGAATGGAAAATAAAGGTTCATGGGAAAACCAAGCGTAGAACCTGGAGGAAGTTTCACATAGGATTAGATGCCGAAACCCAAGACATTCTGTGTTGCGAGTTAATAGGGAATAACGAAGGAGATGCAGAAGTAGCTGAGAGGATGTTGGATAGCCTGCCAAAAGCCATTAAATCAGCGCGGGGCGATGGAGCTTATGATGCACAACGTTTTCGTAAGAAAGTCCATGAAAAAGGAGGAATTTGCATTGTTCCTCCGCCAAGAGATGCCACCTATAAGGGAGCTTTGGAAGGATGGGAGCGAGAGAGGGGTGGGAGCGAGAGAGGGATGCCAGCCTAG
- a CDS encoding ABC transporter ATP-binding protein yields MKTAISVKNVFKTYPNGKIALHGINIDLEYGSLVGLIGPNGAGKSTLIHIIAGVIKHDKGTIDCHIPDSKEIAWVSQFSCIDWYLPVIDNVRLGARLGGYGLSEAEEVSKKWLTTLELQHKSYCKPDALSGGEQRRMQIARALAQNAKILILDEPTTGLDPIASKILMQSLKQLSKQNCLIILSSHDLHLIENDVDRILFLNEGSLIANLEIESIKRSANNLHEYYTNTMSKTSNVT; encoded by the coding sequence TTGAAAACTGCAATTTCAGTTAAAAATGTCTTTAAAACGTATCCAAATGGCAAAATTGCTCTTCATGGAATAAACATTGACCTTGAATATGGAAGCCTTGTTGGATTGATTGGACCCAATGGTGCTGGAAAATCAACCTTGATTCATATTATTGCTGGGGTAATAAAACATGATAAGGGAACAATTGATTGTCATATTCCAGATTCAAAAGAAATTGCATGGGTAAGTCAATTTTCATGTATAGATTGGTATTTGCCAGTAATCGATAATGTTAGACTTGGAGCTAGATTAGGAGGTTATGGTTTAAGTGAGGCGGAAGAGGTATCAAAAAAATGGCTAACGACATTAGAATTACAACATAAAAGTTACTGTAAACCAGATGCTCTTTCAGGTGGTGAACAAAGAAGAATGCAAATAGCTCGTGCGTTGGCTCAAAATGCAAAAATACTTATTCTGGACGAACCCACCACAGGCCTAGATCCTATTGCTAGCAAAATTCTTATGCAAAGTTTAAAGCAATTATCAAAACAAAATTGTTTAATAATTCTTTCATCGCATGATTTACACCTTATCGAAAATGACGTCGATCGAATACTTTTTTTAAATGAAGGCTCTCTAATTGCAAATTTAGAAATTGAAAGCATCAAAAGATCCGCAAATAATCTTCATGAATACTATACAAACACAATGAGTAAAACATCTAATGTTACGTAA
- a CDS encoding ABC transporter permease: MLRNFFLVSEFEFRAIINDKPGLLRIFMEPFAYLFLLAAGLQSIVGIYQVDYISFVYPGIVGLQLLRLFLHSIYRLTIDRRWGLQAIKMIAGTTNLAYFLGMSVVPICLFIVQTSISYPLALLLGVQLSISGFFALLIVGILATFFWVSLAIVCTYYFKKYSQRDLFIQFLFLPISLSAPIFYSLDNVPEYLKVISHFNPLSYQVIALRELFLNLTISTNFYITLSLSIFSMWIALKFMKNAEYLPSEI, translated from the coding sequence ATGTTACGTAATTTTTTTCTTGTATCTGAATTTGAGTTTCGAGCCATAATCAACGATAAGCCTGGCTTATTAAGAATTTTTATGGAACCCTTTGCCTATTTATTTCTTCTTGCTGCAGGATTACAAAGTATTGTTGGCATTTACCAAGTTGATTATATCTCTTTTGTTTATCCTGGAATTGTAGGATTACAACTTCTGAGACTATTTTTACATTCAATTTATAGATTAACGATTGATAGAAGATGGGGTCTTCAGGCAATTAAAATGATTGCTGGAACTACAAATTTAGCTTACTTTTTAGGAATGTCAGTGGTTCCCATTTGCTTGTTCATTGTTCAAACAAGCATTTCCTATCCATTAGCATTATTATTGGGAGTTCAACTTTCAATTTCTGGATTTTTTGCTCTTCTTATTGTTGGTATTTTAGCAACCTTCTTTTGGGTTTCTCTTGCGATAGTTTGTACGTATTATTTTAAAAAATACTCTCAAAGAGATTTATTTATTCAGTTTTTATTTCTTCCAATATCATTATCTGCCCCTATATTTTACTCATTAGATAATGTTCCTGAATATCTAAAAGTAATTAGTCATTTTAATCCACTGTCTTATCAAGTCATCGCCTTAAGAGAACTATTTTTAAATCTGACGATTTCTACAAATTTTTATATTACATTAAGTTTATCGATTTTTTCCATGTGGATTGCTTTAAAGTTTATGAAAAATGCAGAATATTTGCCCTCAGAAATTTAA
- a CDS encoding helix-turn-helix transcriptional regulator, with amino-acid sequence MNNPQIHEDNPGRNLHVLDILKEMRDQGLENNFIWSLMENCQSFEGLRDLMEMWFDETDIKDRDKIIADLQESLDDIENAPQKSEERPYLRFDDLDEIKTDVTAFKERLRVEIDRQGGISELARKTGIPQSSLSRFFSSKTMPRRTTLFKIAKALNLPETVIGFKWIN; translated from the coding sequence ATGAACAATCCACAGATACATGAAGATAATCCAGGTAGAAATTTGCACGTTTTGGATATTCTCAAAGAAATGAGAGATCAAGGTCTTGAAAACAACTTTATTTGGTCATTAATGGAGAATTGTCAAAGTTTTGAAGGTCTTCGCGACTTAATGGAAATGTGGTTTGATGAAACAGATATTAAAGATCGTGATAAAATTATTGCGGACTTACAAGAATCTCTTGATGATATTGAAAATGCGCCCCAAAAATCTGAGGAGCGACCCTATCTTCGTTTTGATGATTTGGATGAAATTAAAACTGATGTTACAGCATTTAAAGAACGTTTGAGAGTGGAAATTGATAGACAAGGTGGTATTAGTGAACTTGCGCGAAAAACAGGTATTCCACAATCTTCTCTTAGCAGATTTTTTTCATCGAAGACTATGCCTCGTCGTACAACTCTATTTAAGATTGCCAAAGCATTAAATCTTCCTGAAACAGTAATTGGTTTTAAATGGATTAATTAA
- a CDS encoding ATP-binding protein, with protein MDLIEKLKNVEDENELIKLLHKSEEGQSIDFNSYFPKNDNTKKDDWFGICKLVGAFVNNLGGTILIGVEETGGIFSGICGVEIENWERIQKHIQDKLRSHYEPLIENVFFKKIKLYSGKFIVIIFCPKSKQLHQLKENGQPSIYPKRVGCDVVAMTASEIANAYKIIHNEGANFSKLISSRNESLDFWLNNVNDFRIESPAFVIHAYPENENISINISEWNLQQKLEYALDSLIQGNANLINSQCQLRSEGLIYYSDINRYLVVSPKGALELVLSDIEYQNGNVIAFAEWVKTSFLLVSKVLTELSLITDCKSWNFAISLIGVKGRKLSRGTGNFPHITTGVLPKDKYLLEFVKIDISGINDISSKMEKRYKSNLEKVWHDVNSPMPN; from the coding sequence ATGGATTTGATTGAAAAATTGAAAAATGTTGAAGATGAAAATGAGCTGATTAAGTTATTACATAAATCTGAAGAGGGTCAAAGTATAGATTTTAATAGTTACTTTCCTAAAAATGACAATACTAAAAAGGATGATTGGTTTGGAATTTGCAAACTAGTTGGCGCTTTTGTCAATAATTTAGGAGGAACTATATTAATAGGTGTGGAAGAAACAGGGGGTATATTCTCAGGCATATGTGGAGTTGAAATTGAAAACTGGGAACGCATTCAAAAGCACATTCAAGATAAATTAAGATCACATTATGAACCATTAATAGAAAATGTTTTTTTTAAAAAAATCAAGTTATATTCAGGAAAATTTATTGTCATAATTTTTTGTCCAAAATCTAAGCAACTACATCAGTTGAAAGAAAATGGACAGCCCTCTATATATCCTAAAAGAGTTGGTTGCGATGTTGTAGCTATGACTGCTTCAGAAATAGCTAATGCATATAAGATTATCCATAACGAGGGGGCAAATTTTTCAAAATTAATTTCATCGAGAAACGAAAGTTTAGATTTTTGGTTAAACAATGTTAATGACTTTAGAATTGAATCGCCTGCATTTGTCATACATGCGTATCCCGAAAATGAGAACATTTCAATAAACATAAGCGAATGGAATTTACAACAAAAACTTGAATATGCATTGGATTCCTTAATACAAGGAAATGCTAACTTAATTAATTCTCAATGCCAATTAAGATCTGAAGGATTAATATATTACAGTGACATAAATCGATACTTAGTAGTTTCTCCGAAAGGCGCGTTGGAATTAGTTTTATCGGACATAGAATATCAAAATGGTAATGTCATAGCGTTTGCCGAGTGGGTTAAAACTTCATTTCTCTTGGTAAGTAAGGTATTAACTGAACTATCCTTAATAACAGATTGTAAATCATGGAACTTTGCAATCTCTTTAATTGGGGTTAAAGGGAGAAAACTTAGTCGGGGAACTGGAAATTTCCCCCATATTACAACAGGTGTTTTACCTAAGGATAAGTATCTTTTGGAATTTGTTAAAATAGATATCTCAGGTATTAATGATATATCTTCCAAAATGGAAAAAAGATACAAATCGAATTTAGAAAAAGTATGGCATGACGTCAACTCACCAATGCCAAATTAA
- a CDS encoding helix-turn-helix transcriptional regulator, giving the protein MPFLHKQVNKSRLNPIIRSLKHRTERTPLRVAFGKIVREKRLALGLSQEKLAEKADLHINYVGSVERGERNIALENIYALAYALNCSAKELISES; this is encoded by the coding sequence ATGCCATTTCTGCATAAACAAGTCAACAAGTCACGTCTGAACCCGATCATAAGAAGCCTCAAACACAGAACCGAAAGAACACCTCTTAGAGTAGCTTTTGGAAAAATCGTAAGAGAAAAACGGTTAGCGCTGGGTCTATCTCAAGAAAAGTTGGCAGAGAAAGCAGATCTCCATATAAATTATGTGGGATCAGTGGAGAGAGGCGAAAGAAATATTGCTTTAGAAAACATTTATGCACTAGCTTATGCACTAAACTGTTCAGCAAAAGAGTTAATTTCTGAAAGCTAG
- a CDS encoding type II toxin-antitoxin system HicB family antitoxin — protein sequence MMKYKGYIGHVEYDDEAKIFHGEVIGLRDIITFQGTSVEELELAFKDSIDDYLAWCKERGEKPEKTFSGTFNLRISPELHAKLAFQARTKGLSLNSYVIEKLHELD from the coding sequence ATGATGAAATATAAGGGATATATCGGACATGTAGAGTATGACGATGAAGCCAAAATTTTCCATGGTGAAGTGATTGGCTTACGAGATATTATCACTTTTCAAGGGACAAGCGTAGAAGAGCTTGAGCTTGCTTTTAAGGACTCCATTGACGACTATCTTGCTTGGTGTAAGGAGAGGGGAGAGAAACCAGAAAAAACATTTTCTGGAACTTTCAATCTCAGAATCTCGCCAGAATTACACGCCAAACTTGCTTTTCAGGCCAGAACAAAAGGTTTAAGCTTAAATTCATATGTAATAGAAAAACTACATGAACTTGATTAA
- a CDS encoding type II toxin-antitoxin system HicA family toxin, translating to MNKKHEKTLEAIFKIPILSNVVWKDCEKLLTALGAEITEGEGSRVRIILNRVKAVFHRPHPKKEIDKGALDSLKKFLENAGIQPKEKDKP from the coding sequence GTGAATAAAAAACACGAAAAAACCCTTGAAGCGATTTTTAAGATTCCTATCCTCTCCAATGTAGTTTGGAAAGATTGTGAAAAGTTACTCACGGCGTTAGGCGCTGAAATTACAGAAGGAGAAGGCTCCCGCGTTAGAATTATTCTCAATAGAGTGAAAGCAGTATTCCATCGCCCTCACCCTAAAAAAGAGATAGATAAGGGAGCTTTAGACTCCTTAAAAAAATTTTTAGAAAATGCGGGTATACAACCCAAGGAGAAAGATAAGCCATGA
- a CDS encoding tyrosine-type recombinase/integrase codes for MRNLFQVRNSAKSLVFSSLTAFGQIDIKKAWKEALKRAEIADCRAHDMRHTFCTLAARQGASNLELATAMGHRTLHMLQRYTHLDVQVTKKFSKHISEQILKEMPNS; via the coding sequence TTGAGAAATCTATTTCAAGTACGTAACTCAGCAAAATCTTTAGTCTTTTCAAGTCTAACAGCCTTTGGTCAAATCGATATTAAAAAAGCTTGGAAGGAGGCTCTCAAAAGAGCTGAAATTGCAGACTGTCGAGCTCATGATATGCGACATACTTTTTGTACCTTAGCTGCAAGGCAAGGCGCATCTAACTTGGAGTTGGCCACTGCAATGGGTCATCGTACTTTACATATGTTACAACGCTACACACATCTTGATGTCCAGGTCACTAAAAAATTTAGCAAACACATCTCTGAACAAATCCTTAAAGAAATGCCTAACTCTTGA
- a CDS encoding tyrosine-type recombinase/integrase, translated as MASIQKRKNKNGTSHWRAVVRIKGYPTVCNHFDRKQEAEDWAADIERQIKHGQYQFNRHIEQHTFQQLIERYVNDGALQHIRSAEDVMHHLNYWKSRIGDYALIHLTTDLIGKERQQLADTPTSKGLKRSAATTNRYISSLSAIFSYAQRLKWVDENPCFNLTKLKENKGRDRVLSEDEISSRLLPACRQSKSPYLYCIVLMSLTTGARQGKILGLEWRHVDFENRLAYLKETKKRKPKKYFLSRTCH; from the coding sequence ATGGCATCTATACAAAAACGCAAAAATAAAAACGGAACCAGTCACTGGCGAGCAGTCGTTCGCATCAAAGGCTATCCCACAGTCTGCAACCATTTTGATAGAAAGCAAGAAGCTGAGGACTGGGCAGCTGATATCGAAAGGCAAATTAAACATGGCCAATATCAGTTTAACCGCCATATAGAGCAGCATACTTTCCAGCAGCTGATCGAACGCTACGTCAATGATGGCGCTTTGCAGCACATCCGTTCTGCCGAAGATGTCATGCATCATCTCAACTATTGGAAGAGTCGCATTGGGGACTATGCACTGATCCACCTTACAACTGATCTTATAGGAAAAGAAAGACAACAACTAGCCGACACCCCCACAAGTAAAGGACTCAAGCGTAGCGCAGCAACAACCAATAGATATATTTCAAGTCTATCTGCTATTTTTAGCTATGCCCAGCGTTTAAAATGGGTCGACGAGAACCCTTGCTTTAATTTAACCAAACTAAAAGAAAACAAAGGAAGAGACCGTGTTCTTTCTGAAGATGAAATCTCTTCTCGACTTCTACCTGCCTGCCGTCAAAGCAAATCGCCTTACCTCTACTGTATTGTACTGATGAGCCTAACTACAGGTGCAAGGCAAGGGAAGATTTTAGGATTAGAGTGGCGCCATGTCGATTTTGAAAACAGGCTCGCTTATCTCAAAGAAACAAAAAAACGGAAACCCAAGAAGTATTTCCTTAGCAGAACCTGTCATTGA
- a CDS encoding acyl-CoA desaturase codes for MGKRIIREASEIKFKRAAPEGFLSEVRRRVEAFFARSKLQRNADASMWLKTIFLIVANFALYGAILSNEFGFMGVMVLFILFGYTTSFICINIIHDVLHGSLFKNKTWNKCLGYLFDLQGFSSFNWTLTHNNDHHTFTNIAGIDKDIDKMIFLRLAPTDGYYPFHRFQHWYALPLYTLTTLNWAHYSDYVLMWDYWKKGRASNIDAGIFLFFKALYIALYIVIPIIVVNLPWWQTFMGYVLMQMFGGFLAAIVFQLAHVVEGVEYPLPDERGHMENIWVMHEMKTTSNFASDSPLTSHLFGGLNFQIEHHLFPHVSHVHYHKISPIVRQTALEYGLPYNEQKNLWHAVCSHVRMLKKFSERPDFVVAESPEKIFSPGH; via the coding sequence ATGGGAAAAAGGATCATTCGTGAAGCCAGTGAGATCAAATTCAAGAGGGCAGCTCCAGAGGGATTTCTCTCTGAGGTTAGAAGAAGGGTAGAGGCATTTTTTGCACGCAGTAAGCTTCAAAGAAACGCAGATGCCAGTATGTGGCTTAAAACAATTTTTCTCATCGTTGCTAACTTCGCCTTATATGGAGCTATTTTATCTAACGAGTTCGGTTTTATGGGGGTGATGGTCCTGTTTATTTTGTTCGGTTATACAACATCCTTTATCTGCATAAATATTATCCATGATGTATTGCATGGTTCTCTCTTTAAAAATAAGACTTGGAACAAGTGTCTAGGGTACTTATTCGACCTGCAAGGGTTTAGTTCATTCAATTGGACTCTGACGCATAACAATGATCATCATACTTTTACGAATATTGCAGGTATAGATAAGGACATTGACAAGATGATCTTCTTGCGTCTAGCACCGACGGACGGCTACTACCCCTTTCACCGCTTCCAACATTGGTATGCTCTTCCTCTTTATACGCTAACGACTTTGAACTGGGCACACTATAGCGATTACGTGTTGATGTGGGACTACTGGAAAAAAGGCAGGGCTTCTAACATAGACGCCGGCATATTCTTATTTTTTAAGGCTTTATACATAGCTCTCTACATTGTCATTCCGATTATAGTCGTGAATTTACCCTGGTGGCAGACTTTCATGGGCTACGTCTTAATGCAGATGTTTGGCGGGTTTCTAGCTGCTATCGTCTTTCAACTTGCCCACGTGGTGGAAGGGGTTGAATATCCCTTACCGGATGAAAGAGGCCATATGGAAAATATCTGGGTTATGCACGAGATGAAGACAACGTCGAATTTTGCTTCTGACAGCCCTCTGACATCGCATTTATTTGGCGGTTTGAACTTTCAAATTGAGCACCACCTATTTCCGCATGTTTCACATGTGCATTACCATAAAATTTCACCTATTGTACGTCAGACTGCTTTAGAATACGGGCTTCCTTACAATGAACAGAAGAACTTATGGCATGCGGTATGCTCTCATGTACGCATGCTAAAGAAATTCTCTGAAAGACCGGATTTTGTAGTGGCTGAAAGCCCTGAGAAAATATTCAGCCCTGGGCATTAA
- a CDS encoding folylpolyglutamate synthase/dihydrofolate synthase family protein, producing the protein MESLQREQSPTFPSCIAMNTYSQLLARLFSLQTQVKGKLHLETMQKLCEKLGNPQNSFESVHVAGTNGKGSVCSMIAKGLVLSGYKVGLNTSPHIACFRERIRVNGIMISEAEVCEYLPRIFQAIEDLQLTTASFFEITTALAFLYFAEQKVDCAIIETGLGGRLDATNVITPCLSIITSISLEHTEILGSTLDEITHEKAGIIKKHVAVIIGPTVDSNIIASYTDLYFPISGDFKDYKEENRAIALEAMHFLPVRPEHWPQALDALPSCRFEETMLGHRKIIFDVAHNPAGIEKLCQLLEGRYEIIIAISSTKDLERCLEPLIPFAKNWFPVSAQNGRSYNADVLEKQLLKMNVPSEKIHLEASVTEAMQNALTISDLPVLVCGSFFIMAEARLACAIQEPRDNVDLNEKTMPTT; encoded by the coding sequence ATGGAATCGCTACAAAGAGAACAATCCCCAACTTTCCCTTCCTGCATTGCCATGAACACCTATAGCCAGCTCCTTGCACGCCTTTTTTCGCTCCAAACACAAGTCAAAGGAAAGCTTCACTTGGAAACCATGCAGAAGCTATGCGAGAAGTTAGGCAATCCGCAAAACTCCTTTGAATCAGTACATGTGGCAGGCACAAATGGAAAAGGCTCCGTCTGTTCCATGATTGCTAAGGGACTCGTCCTTTCAGGCTATAAAGTGGGATTGAATACCTCCCCTCATATTGCATGCTTTCGTGAGCGTATCCGTGTCAATGGAATCATGATTTCCGAAGCAGAAGTTTGTGAATATCTTCCACGTATCTTTCAAGCAATAGAAGACCTGCAGCTTACCACAGCATCCTTCTTTGAGATCACTACCGCACTTGCGTTTCTCTATTTTGCCGAACAAAAAGTTGACTGTGCCATCATTGAAACAGGTTTGGGCGGACGTCTGGATGCAACAAATGTCATCACCCCGTGCCTTTCTATTATCACCTCCATTAGTCTGGAGCATACAGAGATATTAGGAAGTACATTAGATGAAATAACCCACGAGAAAGCCGGTATTATCAAAAAACATGTTGCTGTAATTATTGGTCCTACAGTCGATAGCAATATCATAGCCTCCTATACTGATCTATACTTTCCCATCAGTGGAGACTTTAAGGACTATAAAGAAGAAAATAGAGCCATAGCCCTCGAGGCGATGCATTTTTTACCCGTGAGGCCGGAGCATTGGCCGCAAGCATTGGATGCACTTCCATCCTGCCGCTTTGAAGAAACCATGCTAGGCCATAGAAAAATCATTTTTGATGTTGCGCATAACCCTGCCGGAATAGAAAAACTATGTCAGTTATTGGAGGGCCGGTATGAAATTATTATTGCTATTTCCTCTACAAAAGACCTTGAGCGTTGTTTAGAACCGCTCATCCCCTTTGCAAAAAATTGGTTCCCCGTCAGCGCTCAAAATGGCAGGTCATACAATGCAGATGTGTTGGAAAAACAGTTGTTGAAAATGAATGTCCCTTCCGAAAAGATCCATTTGGAAGCATCCGTCACAGAAGCAATGCAAAATGCATTAACTATCAGTGACTTGCCTGTTTTGGTCTGCGGATCATTCTTTATCATGGCAGAGGCACGCCTTGCATGCGCTATCCAAGAACCACGCGATAACGTAGACCTAAACGAAAAAACCATGCCAACAACCTAG
- a CDS encoding PHP domain-containing protein has translation MTESLWRADLHSHSTCSDGVLSVPELIDLAKKNGLNGLAITDHDTIQAHLSFPTPQDFYLLAGIEFSTTFEGHSIHMLGYSYNLNSPEMAELCQRHQLRREERNEKILEKLKTKGIFITTDDLLEFASQDFQRTIGRPHIATAMVKKGYVATLNDAFKLYLSDNSSCFVKGETITTEETLEVLRKAGAYAVLAHPHLVPNSNLVEKILRLKLDGIEAYYAYFAAAQHTRWLKMAEKYNLFVTGGSDFHGGEKVANVLGCSWTKKETFEMLWNRYKENNPQLSLPALP, from the coding sequence ATGACAGAATCCCTTTGGCGCGCTGATCTCCACAGCCATTCTACCTGCTCTGACGGAGTATTAAGCGTACCGGAATTAATCGACCTTGCAAAAAAGAATGGACTTAATGGACTAGCCATTACTGATCATGACACCATACAAGCCCATTTGAGCTTTCCCACGCCCCAAGATTTCTACCTTTTGGCCGGTATTGAATTCTCCACCACTTTCGAAGGTCACAGCATCCATATGCTGGGCTATTCCTATAACCTGAATTCACCTGAAATGGCTGAGCTTTGCCAAAGGCATCAACTGAGACGCGAAGAGCGTAATGAGAAAATCCTTGAGAAACTGAAAACCAAAGGCATTTTCATCACAACGGACGACCTGCTGGAATTTGCCTCCCAAGATTTCCAAAGAACAATCGGGCGCCCCCATATTGCTACGGCAATGGTGAAAAAAGGGTATGTCGCCACATTGAACGACGCTTTTAAGCTTTACTTGAGCGATAATAGCTCTTGCTTTGTCAAGGGAGAAACAATCACAACCGAAGAAACACTGGAAGTCCTCCGCAAAGCCGGAGCTTACGCAGTATTGGCCCACCCGCATCTAGTCCCTAACAGCAACCTGGTAGAAAAAATCCTAAGGCTTAAGTTAGACGGCATAGAAGCTTATTACGCATACTTCGCGGCTGCGCAGCACACCCGCTGGCTCAAAATGGCCGAGAAATATAACCTTTTCGTCACCGGTGGATCTGATTTTCATGGCGGCGAAAAAGTAGCTAACGTTCTAGGATGTTCTTGGACAAAGAAAGAAACATTTGAAATGCTATGGAATCGCTACAAAGAGAACAATCCCCAACTTTCCCTTCCTGCATTGCCATGA
- the murB gene encoding UDP-N-acetylmuramate dehydrogenase, whose product MKTAAPGLFLENIPLAPYTTFGVGGPAALFASINSLAEMQQALAFCSENGIPFIVLGKGSNCLFDDRGFQGAVLLNKLNTLEDDGNGCFTVGSGYSFARLGSGTARKGWSGLEFASGIPGTMGGAVYMNAGANGSDTASILTEVLYLHADGAIQKYERNDLQFAYRHSPFQNMQGAILQAKVQLTACAEAKSKQHTMLAYRTSTQPYGEKSAGCVFRNPEGTSAGALIDHCGLKGITQGGAVISPQHANFIVNQGGATAQDILGLMQIIRTTIRDKVGIDLVSEICYIPYQREE is encoded by the coding sequence GTGAAAACAGCTGCTCCGGGGCTATTTCTTGAAAATATTCCTCTTGCTCCTTACACCACCTTTGGTGTGGGCGGGCCTGCAGCGTTATTTGCTTCGATAAATTCTTTAGCTGAAATGCAGCAAGCGCTCGCTTTTTGTTCTGAAAATGGCATTCCCTTTATCGTTCTAGGCAAAGGATCTAACTGCCTTTTTGACGATAGAGGCTTTCAGGGCGCTGTCCTGCTCAACAAGTTGAATACATTAGAAGATGACGGAAATGGATGCTTCACCGTCGGCAGCGGTTACAGTTTCGCACGTTTAGGCTCCGGCACTGCACGGAAAGGTTGGTCGGGACTAGAATTTGCTTCAGGTATTCCAGGTACCATGGGGGGAGCCGTTTATATGAATGCCGGGGCTAATGGAAGCGATACTGCATCTATCCTTACAGAAGTCCTTTACCTCCATGCCGATGGAGCTATTCAGAAGTATGAGAGAAACGACTTGCAGTTTGCCTACCGGCACTCCCCTTTTCAAAATATGCAAGGCGCTATCCTTCAAGCAAAAGTTCAGCTAACAGCCTGTGCAGAAGCAAAAAGTAAACAGCACACTATGCTTGCTTACCGCACTTCAACACAGCCCTACGGCGAAAAGTCAGCCGGCTGCGTCTTCCGTAATCCTGAAGGAACCTCAGCAGGAGCCTTGATAGACCATTGCGGGCTAAAAGGAATAACGCAAGGGGGCGCAGTAATATCACCTCAGCATGCTAACTTTATCGTCAATCAAGGTGGAGCCACAGCTCAGGACATCCTTGGACTGATGCAAATTATCAGGACTACGATCCGAGATAAGGTTGGCATAGATCTAGTCAGCGAGATTTGTTATATCCCCTACCAGAGGGAAGAATAA